From one Xiphophorus hellerii strain 12219 chromosome 18, Xiphophorus_hellerii-4.1, whole genome shotgun sequence genomic stretch:
- the opa3 gene encoding optic atrophy 3 protein homolog yields the protein MVVGAFPIAKLLYLGVRQMSKPVANRIKAGARRSEFFKTYVCLPPAQLYHWIEMRTKMRIMGFKGASIKPLNEEAAAELGAELLGEAIIFFIGGGCMVLEYSRQAANSRRKEEELNDTIVSLQTQVAELSLSTETLDAQLREVNRLLHSLPAPSSK from the exons ATGGTTGTCGGTGCCTTCCCTATCGCCAAGCTCCTCTACCTCGGCGTGAGGCAGATGAGCAAGCCTGTGGCGAACCGTATCAAAGCTGGGGCTCGAAGGAGCGAGTTCTTTAAAACCTACGTCTGCCTGCCGCCGGCGCAGC TTTATCACTGGATTGAAATGAGGACGAAGATGCGCATTATGGGGTTTAAAGGCGCCAGCATCAAGCCCCTGAACGAGGAGGCCGCAGCAGAGCTGGGCGCCGAGCTGCTGGGCGAGGCCATCATCTTCTTCATCGGCGGCGGGTGCATGGTGCTGGAGTACAGCAGGCAGGCTGCCAACTCTCGGCgaaaggaggaggagctgaACGACACCATCGTGAGCCTACAGACTCAGGTAGCAGAGCTGTCGCTCTCCACAGAGACTCTGGACGCTCAGCTCAGAGAGGTCAACCGGCTGCTGCACTCCTTACCAGCTCCCTCCTCAAAGTGA